The DNA window CCCTGTAATACTCCAGAGCCTCCTCCAGCCTCTCAATCGCCTCATCCAGCCTGCCCTTCCTTGCCAGCGCAGCCCCCAGGTTGTTCAGCGTACCAGCCAGATCCGGGAGGAACCTCCCGTCCCTGGCAGCCAGCTCCCTCCTTATCTCCAGAGCCTCCCCGTAAACCTTAGAAGCTGAATCTGGGAACCCACCCTCATACAATGCGTTTCCCAGAATTAGGAGCATGGCCGCCCTCTCCTCATCCTTCATTGACCTGAAAATCCCATCAATCCCTCCGATCTCCGATAGGGTGATCACAGCAGCGTCAAGCACGGTCAAGAGCCGGTAATCTACCCTACTCCCCCCTATCTGAGCCAAGACAGCGTAAGAGCCCAGCTCCTCGGTGAGCCTCTGGAGGCCCTCGATCGTCTCCCCCTTCCCGCTTAGGAGACCCCTGATAACGGCCTCCTCATCCACCTCAACCCCCCTCTCCCTCAAGTAGCCAGAGAGGACCGGAGCTAGGATCGCAATCCTTCGGGGATGTAATTGACCCATCTCCCTCAGGCTGGATAGCATTTAAACAAAAATTAAACTTACTATCTAGGAGACCGATGACCGGCGCCCTCATGCTGCCCTTCAAGATCCCGAGATCGGGATCGTCCATCCCTCGAGCTGACGAGATACCCACTAAAGCCTTCCACGCCATAGTCGAAAAGCTGGGACTCAGGTTCCTGTCCTTCGACTTGGAGCTACCGGGTTACAGGGCCTACACCCTGATAGCCGAGAGCCCCTTCATATCCGGGCTGCAGGAGGGGTCGATCTACGGGATCTTCATCCTCGTGAACCCGGAGCCCCCTTCCAGAGAGATCCCGGCAGCTCTAGCCATCCTCAGCGAGCTCATCCCCGATGCAATGCCCCTGTCCTCGCTCCGGGGTGAGAGGGTGGAGATACACGCACTCCACCTGAGGAGGGGGAACCTGAAGTCCGAGGGCTTCTCGGTCACCCTCCCCAGCTTGGATCCAGATCACCTGATACCGGCAGCCACCGCGTTCCTCAGCTACCACCTGGTGAGCGACCTGAGGAGGGGCTTGGAGGAGGAGTTCAGATCCCTCCCGACCCTGACCAAGAGCATATCTGGGGGGAGGGAAAGCTGGGTAGGGAGGCTGGAGAGGCTCAACTCCTATACTGCCTCCTACCCCGTCCTGATCTCCCTCCTGAGGAGGCTGTACACCTTCATAGATCCCAGCTACCAGGAGGTTTACGAGGTGGTCTCCGAGGGGCTGAAGGTGGGGGAGCTGATCGAGGACCTCGAGTCCCTCCTCTCCAGCTTCTCCCAGGCAGTTCACGGGACGCTCACCATAGCCCTACTCAATAAGACCGTGGAGATGGAGGAGGAGAGTGAGAAGACCTCCAAGAGGCTCTCCACAGTGCAGGACATTCTAGCGGCCCTGTCCTCGCTTGCAGTGGTCCAGCTCTTCGTGGAAGTCGGCCTTCTCTCCAAGGAAGGTCCCCTCGGGTTCCTCGGCCCCTATCTCTACTACGCCACCATAGCGGGTCTGGTGATCCTCACGTTCCTCGCTTTCTTCCTCCCCCTGAGGTACGTCAGGAGGAGCATCAAAACTTTTTATAGCGACGAGGGAAGTAGGCCCGATGGAGGAGCTCTTGGTGAAAGTTACCGAGAGACTGAGGCGCCACCTCAAGAACCCGGAGGAGAGGGCGAGGGCCCTCTTGGAGGATGAGGAGATAAACAGGATGATTGATGACCTATCTAGGCTCACTGGGGAGGACAGAGGGGTTCTCCTGATCCGGTACTTGGAGAGGGCCCTAAAGACCATAGGGGCTGTGGAAGGGGAGGCCCAGCCCTCAAGCATGAGGACCGTTCCTCCGGATGTGATGAACCTCTTCGAGCTGCTCAGGCAGACCATGCTAGTCCTCATGATCTTGGACATGCGCAGGATGAGGGGTGGGGTTCAGGGCTCGGGGGGCAGCGCCACTCCCTCCGCAGGTTACACTTATCAGGATGCATGATCCCCCAGCCGGGGATAGGATGGAAATTTTCCTCTCTCGGGGAGAGATGGAGCTGCTCGAGGAGCTCGGCTCTAGAGGCGGTAGGGCTAGGCTGGATGACCTCGAACTGGATAGGAGCAAGGCAGCAGCTTGGGCCAATCTGCTGAAGGACAAAGGCCTGCTCACCATAAGGGAGAGGAGGAAGAGGTACCTGATCCTATCAGACAGGGGGAGAAGGCATCTAGAGGAAGGATTGCCTGAAGAGAAGCTCATCAGACTTCTTAGGGAGGGGGGAGGGAGGGCCAGCCTAGATGAGCTCCGCTCCCACCTAGCAGGAGAGGAATTCAATGTGGCTCTGGGCGAGGGACAGAGGAAGGGCCTGATCAGGCTGGAGAAGTCTGAAAAGGGAACCTTCGCCCTTTTAGTGGGAAAGGAAGTTCCAGAGAGGTACATCTTGGAGAGGCTCTCATCCGCACCCTTGGAGGAGTCGGAGGTGGACCACAACGTACTGGAGAGCCTCAGGAGGAGGGGCTTAGTTGAGGTGGTGGAGAAGACCGAGGTGGAGATGGAGCTCACCGACTTGGGCAGGCAGGCTGCGGAGGGTAAGATAAAGGTGGTGGAGGAGGTCGGAAAGCTAACTAGGGACCTCATACTCACCGGAGAATGGAGAAAGAGGAAGCTGAAGGCCTACGACGTGAGAGCATCCCCTCCCGTAACCTATCCGGGCAAGCCCCATCCCTACATCCACTTCCTCGAGGAGGTCAGGGAGATCCTCATAGGGATGGGATTCGTCGAGGTCAAGAGCCCCATAGTGGAGGCCGAGTTCTGGAACTTCGACGTACTCTTCCAAGCCCAGGATCACCCGGCTAGGGAGGTCCACGACTCCTACCAAGTGGCCTTTCCCTCTGAAGGCGCTGATCTTTCTCAATACTCCTCCCTAGTGGAGAGGGTCGGGATGACCCATGAGCACGG is part of the Thermoproteota archaeon genome and encodes:
- a CDS encoding tetratricopeptide repeat protein — encoded protein: MLSSLREMGQLHPRRIAILAPVLSGYLRERGVEVDEEAVIRGLLSGKGETIEGLQRLTEELGSYAVLAQIGGSRVDYRLLTVLDAAVITLSEIGGIDGIFRSMKDEERAAMLLILGNALYEGGFPDSASKVYGEALEIRRELAARDGRFLPDLAGTLNNLGAALARKGRLDEAIERLEEALEYYR
- a CDS encoding phenylalanine--tRNA ligase subunit alpha; the protein is MELLEELGSRGGRARLDDLELDRSKAAAWANLLKDKGLLTIRERRKRYLILSDRGRRHLEEGLPEEKLIRLLREGGGRASLDELRSHLAGEEFNVALGEGQRKGLIRLEKSEKGTFALLVGKEVPERYILERLSSAPLEESEVDHNVLESLRRRGLVEVVEKTEVEMELTDLGRQAAEGKIKVVEEVGKLTRDLILTGEWRKRKLKAYDVRASPPVTYPGKPHPYIHFLEEVREILIGMGFVEVKSPIVEAEFWNFDVLFQAQDHPAREVHDSYQVAFPSEGADLSQYSSLVERVGMTHEHGWETGSKGWGYKWSFDIARRLILRSQTTAASARTLASGLEVPSKIFAIDKVFRPETPDRTHAIEFHQCEGVVLAEDMNVRHLMGFLAEFAKQLGFREVKFKPAYFPFTEPSVEAYVRHETLGWIEIAGSGLFRPEMLIPMGYDYPKVQALAWGIGIGRLAMIRLGLDDIRELHSQNLDYLRRAKLVW